Proteins encoded together in one Mugil cephalus isolate CIBA_MC_2020 chromosome 16, CIBA_Mcephalus_1.1, whole genome shotgun sequence window:
- the LOC125022576 gene encoding galanin receptor 2a has product MNLSSLNSSSSSSWKAESVVVSLVFLLIFLLGTVGNSLVLAVLCRGPGPPGQMGTKTTNMFILNLGLADLSFIVFCVPFQATIYTLDQWVFGPLLCKLVHFIIFLTMYASIFTLMAVSLDRYFAICYPLRSREVRTPQNALTSICLVWVLALVFSAPYLSYFSQVELAGSVLCVPSWESRPRIAMDACTFVFGYLVPVLVLGLTYARTVRYLWTSVDPVKDASESRRAKRRVTKMIIVVAALFCLCWLPHHLVVLCMWFGCFPLNHATYVLRILSHLVSYANSCLNPIVYALVSKHFRKGFGKVFGCRGKRAEVNRVHVVQAVNTVCSEDASH; this is encoded by the exons ATGAACCTGTCTTCCCTcaactcctcctcttcttcttcttggaaaGCGGAGTCGGTGGTCGTCTCTTTggtttttttgctcattttcctCCTCGGTACCGTGGGGAACTCCCTGGTGCTCGCGGTTCTGTGCCGTGGACCAGGGCCACCGGGGCAGATGGGCACCAAGACCACCAACATGTTCATCCTGAACCTGGGGCTGGCGGACCTGAGCTTCATCGTGTTCTGCGTCCCCTTCCAGGCCACCATCTACACCCTGGACCAGTGGGTGTTCGGCCCGCTGCTCTGCAAACTGGTCCActtcatcatcttcctcacCATGTACGCGAGCATCTTCACCCTGATGGCCGTCTCCCTGGACAG GTATTTTGCCATCTGCTACCCGCTCCGCTCCAGAGAGGTGAGGACCCCGCAGAACGCCCTGACCTCCATCTGCCTGGTCTGGGTCCTGGCCCTGGTCTTCTCCGCCCCGTACCTCAGCTACTTCAGCCAGGTGGAGCTGGCCGGCAGCGTCCTGTGCGTCCCCTCCTGGGAGTCCAGGCCTCGCATCGCCATGGACGCGTGCACCTTCGTCTTCGGGTACCTGGTCCCCGTCCTGGTGCTCGGCCTCACCTACGCCCGCACCGTCCGCTACCTGTGGACCAGCGTGGACCCGGTGAAGGACGCGTCCGAGTCCAGGCGCGCCAAGCGCAGGGTGACCAAGATGATCATCGTGGTGGCCGCTCTCTTCTGCCTCTGCTGGCTGCCCCACCACCTGGTCGTCCTCTGCATGTGGTTCGGGTGCTTCCCCCTCAACCACGCCACCTACGTCCTGCGCATCCTGTCCCACCTGGTGTCCTACGCCAACTCCTGCCTCAACCCCATCGTCTACGCGCTCGTCTCCAAGCATTTCCGCAAAGGCTTCGGGAAAGTGTTCGGCTGCCGGGGGAAGAGGGCGGAGGTCAACAGGGTCCACGTGGTCCAGGCGGTGAACACGGTCTGCAGCGAGGACGCGTCCCACTAG